In a single window of the Spirochaetota bacterium genome:
- a CDS encoding Ig-like domain-containing protein, whose translation MKRFASMVFVGLVMFLGIGLVGCGDDDGGSDIPIIPGSTAVTGITLNKSSTTIGLGSTEQLTATVEPSDAADKSVSWSSDNEGVATVASDGTVTAIAVGTATITVTTTDGGFTDECEVTTVIIDVTGVSLNKSSTSIPVGSTEQLTATVEPSDAADKSVSWSSDNEGVATVASDGTVTAIAVGTATITVETTYGGFTADCEVTVIIPVTGVTLNKGSTTINVGSTEQLTATVEPSDATDKSVSWSSDNEGVATVASDGTVTAIAAGTATITVSTTDGGFTDTCEVTVPHRAGDSETLSAGGVSFNLVYVEGKSFPTVTNDSGTAEVGDSYWIGETELTYELWDAVHTWATTNGYSFANAGIMGDGTGDTAQHPVTMINWRDSMVWCNALTEYYNEQNGTGFTPVYTDDDTLSGTPIRDSRDSNWAQCDAVVPVDNATGFRLLTSNEWELAARYISDFNGDGDIEDSGEFYPGDFASGADADYDDIALSDYDGDGDQDETGDVAWYWDNSGSSTHEVGDKDDNALGIYDMSGNVWEWCFDLSGSDRVGRGGSWLYSAGYMQVGRWGSNVPYYENIIGGFRFARTP comes from the coding sequence ATGAAGAGATTTGCAAGCATGGTTTTTGTTGGTTTAGTTATGTTTTTGGGCATAGGCTTAGTCGGATGCGGAGATGATGATGGAGGCAGTGACATACCGATCATACCGGGCTCCACTGCAGTCACGGGGATAACGCTGAACAAGAGCAGCACAACCATAGGTTTAGGTTCAACTGAGCAGTTGACAGCCACAGTTGAGCCTTCTGATGCTGCGGACAAGAGCGTGAGTTGGTCAAGCGACAATGAAGGCGTTGCCACAGTGGCATCAGATGGCACAGTGACAGCTATTGCGGTGGGAACAGCTACCATTACAGTAACTACAACAGACGGTGGATTTACCGATGAATGTGAGGTGACGACAGTTATTATTGACGTCACGGGCGTATCGCTGAACAAGAGCAGCACATCTATTCCAGTAGGTTCAACGGAGCAGTTGACAGCCACAGTGGAGCCTTCTGATGCTGCGGACAAGAGCGTGAGCTGGTCAAGCGATAATGAAGGCGTTGCCACAGTGGCATCAGATGGCACAGTGACAGCTATTGCGGTGGGAACAGCTACCATAACTGTGGAAACAACATACGGTGGATTTACCGCTGACTGTGAAGTGACGGTTATAATTCCAGTCACGGGGGTAACGCTGAATAAGGGCAGCACAACCATAAATGTAGGTTCAACTGAGCAGTTGACAGCCACAGTTGAGCCTTCTGATGCTACGGACAAGAGCGTGAGCTGGTCAAGCGACAATGAAGGCGTTGCCACAGTGGCATCAGATGGCACAGTGACAGCTATTGCGGCGGGAACAGCGACCATTACAGTAAGTACAACGGATGGAGGATTTACTGACACCTGCGAAGTGACGGTCCCGCATAGAGCTGGCGACAGTGAGACGCTTTCAGCCGGTGGTGTGAGCTTTAACTTAGTCTATGTCGAGGGGAAAAGCTTTCCAACAGTAACAAATGACAGCGGAACAGCAGAGGTAGGCGATTCCTATTGGATTGGCGAGACTGAGTTGACTTATGAGCTTTGGGATGCGGTACACACCTGGGCCACAACCAACGGTTACAGTTTTGCCAATGCAGGCATTATGGGCGACGGAACAGGTGATACAGCTCAGCATCCTGTGACCATGATAAACTGGCGGGACTCTATGGTCTGGTGCAATGCACTTACCGAGTATTACAATGAGCAGAATGGAACAGGTTTTACACCTGTTTATACAGACGACGATACACTGTCTGGAACACCAATCAGGGATTCGCGGGATAGCAATTGGGCTCAGTGCGATGCTGTTGTTCCGGTTGACAATGCAACCGGTTTTCGACTGCTTACGAGCAATGAATGGGAGCTTGCGGCGCGGTATATATCTGATTTCAACGGCGATGGAGATATTGAGGACAGTGGCGAATTTTATCCAGGAGATTTTGCCAGTGGTGCTGATGCTGATTATGACGATATAGCGTTATCTGACTATGACGGCGATGGAGACCAGGACGAAACAGGGGATGTGGCCTGGTATTGGGATAACAGTGGTTCCAGCACACATGAAGTTGGTGATAAAGATGATAATGCGCTTGGTATTTATGATATGAGCGGCAATGTGTGGGAATGGTGTTTTGATTTGAGCGGTTCGGACCGCGTGGGACGTGGCGGGAGCTGGCTCTATTCTGCTGGCTACATGCAGGTTGGCCGTTGGGGCAGCAACGTTCCGTATTACGAGAACATCATCGGAGGCTTCCGCTTTGCGAGGACTCCGTAA